One region of Skermanella mucosa genomic DNA includes:
- a CDS encoding adenylate/guanylate cyclase domain-containing protein yields the protein MTSQPTLDASPSPPEVGATFARMELIDWLMEDGRRAASIAALLDAFCKRLIEGGVPLFRAAWQVRMLHPQIRGISFNWLRDRDGVEEIEREHGTELRPEYLNSPIGAIIEGGADAMRYRIEQLEPPYPYSILDDLKEQGGTDYVAMPMRFSTGRLNVATWASNRPGGFTSDQLTLIYDVMPALSTVLETMALRRLAVNVLDTYVGREAGTRILSGDIRRGTGETLRAVLWYCDLRGFTSLADRLPLADLIGLLNGYFEIMGGVVQARGGEILKFIGDAMLAIFPLPEGTPPDGKVHDALDAALEAVGQMEARNRELQAWGLPTLKAGIALHVGDVMYGNIGAPDRLDFTVIGPAVNLVSRIEGLCAEMGRAVLTSEAFASVCPPRLTSLGYQPVKGLREPIQVFGPAA from the coding sequence ATGACCAGCCAGCCGACCCTCGACGCCAGCCCGAGCCCTCCGGAAGTCGGCGCGACCTTCGCCCGGATGGAGCTGATCGACTGGCTGATGGAGGACGGAAGGCGGGCCGCCAGCATCGCGGCGCTGCTCGATGCCTTCTGCAAGCGGCTGATCGAGGGCGGCGTGCCGCTGTTCCGCGCGGCTTGGCAAGTCCGCATGCTTCATCCCCAGATCCGCGGCATCAGCTTCAACTGGCTGCGCGACCGCGACGGCGTGGAGGAGATCGAGCGCGAGCACGGCACCGAGCTTCGGCCCGAATACCTGAACAGCCCGATCGGCGCGATCATCGAGGGCGGGGCCGATGCCATGCGGTACCGGATCGAGCAGCTGGAGCCGCCCTACCCCTATTCGATCCTGGACGACCTGAAGGAACAGGGCGGCACCGACTATGTCGCCATGCCCATGCGGTTCTCGACCGGCCGGCTGAACGTCGCGACCTGGGCGTCCAACCGGCCCGGCGGCTTCACCTCGGACCAGCTCACGCTGATCTACGACGTGATGCCGGCGCTCTCCACCGTGCTGGAGACCATGGCGCTGCGCCGGCTGGCGGTCAACGTGCTGGACACCTATGTCGGGCGCGAGGCCGGCACCCGCATCCTGTCCGGCGACATCCGGCGCGGCACGGGGGAGACCCTGCGCGCGGTGCTCTGGTACTGCGACCTGCGGGGCTTCACCAGCCTGGCCGACCGGCTGCCGCTGGCCGACCTGATCGGCCTGCTGAACGGCTATTTCGAGATCATGGGCGGTGTCGTGCAGGCGCGCGGCGGCGAGATCCTGAAATTCATCGGCGACGCCATGCTGGCGATCTTCCCGCTGCCGGAGGGGACCCCGCCCGACGGCAAGGTGCATGACGCGCTGGACGCGGCGCTGGAGGCGGTCGGCCAGATGGAGGCGCGCAACCGCGAGCTCCAGGCCTGGGGTCTGCCGACCCTGAAGGCGGGCATCGCCCTCCATGTGGGCGACGTCATGTACGGCAATATCGGGGCGCCCGACCGGCTGGACTTCACCGTGATCGGGCCGGCGGTCAACCTGGTCAGCCGGATCGAGGGGCTGTGCGCCGAGATGGGCCGGGCGGTCCTGACCTCGGAGGCGTTCGCCTCGGTCTGCCCGCCGCGCCTGACCTCGCTGGGCTACCAGCCGGTCAAGGGCCTGAGGGAGCCGATCCAGGTGTTCGGCCCGGCGGCGTAG
- a CDS encoding DUF2961 domain-containing protein, which translates to MMERRTAIAAAMACLLASAGTAAADWPPPVPAGLDAYAQWDRWPYQRIGVRAYMNSTFDREGGNRTADASHFLYGERPDFNVTLDVLGPGILYFVRTNHWHGSPWHYEVDGTDLVVRETSTADPENPVLGSTFLPAEIFPQPLAWTWPVTRGADLNWVPVPFERSLRLAYGRTFYGTGYYIHHRFAEGIGLSSRPLPFDLKTPPDPAVLDLIGRSGTDIAPPGTAVSERAVLEPGRPLTLFRLDGPATVRALKLTVPHDQALELSDARLRITWDGRAEPSVDAPLALFFGAGLLYNRDDSEYLVKAFPSAIRYDGDRVHLDSYFPMPFFRGAVVELVPPGGLAAPVELTAELRHEPFRDRPSAVGYFHATYRDHGGGEPGRDHVLLDTRGIEGSRDWSGSFVGTSFTFTDRAELRTLEGDPRFFFDDAKSPQAHGTGTEEWGGGGDYWGGRTMTLPFAGHPIGAPTPAEAKAPADLVHSAYRFLLADLFPFGRNARIQLEHGGTNDMAEHYRTVTYWYGLPAASLARTDALEIGDAASERAHGYRSPEATAPRALTTRRRGVPDPGQETRTVRYTTGASEFTLGIRPDNHGVMLRRTLDYGMPDQRAAVFVADGVAAEPVWEPAGTWYLAGSDTVYHSFPPGETDPPAPVVVTAGRRLAEDEFLLPLRLTRGRSSIRVRVAYEPVGRPLLPGMPVPESAWSEIGYEAWCWVEPEFDPGR; encoded by the coding sequence ATGATGGAACGACGCACCGCGATCGCCGCCGCCATGGCCTGCCTGCTGGCGTCCGCCGGCACCGCCGCCGCGGACTGGCCGCCCCCGGTGCCGGCCGGGCTCGACGCCTACGCGCAGTGGGACCGGTGGCCCTACCAGCGGATCGGCGTGCGGGCCTACATGAATTCCACCTTCGACCGCGAGGGCGGCAACCGGACCGCCGACGCCTCCCATTTCCTGTATGGAGAGCGGCCGGACTTCAACGTGACGCTCGACGTGCTGGGTCCGGGGATCCTGTATTTCGTCCGGACGAACCACTGGCACGGCAGCCCGTGGCACTACGAGGTGGACGGCACCGACCTCGTGGTGCGGGAGACCAGCACCGCCGATCCGGAAAACCCGGTTCTCGGCTCGACCTTCCTGCCGGCGGAGATCTTTCCGCAGCCGCTGGCCTGGACCTGGCCGGTCACCCGGGGAGCGGACCTGAACTGGGTGCCGGTGCCGTTCGAGCGATCGCTTCGCCTGGCCTATGGCCGGACCTTCTACGGTACCGGCTATTACATCCATCACCGTTTCGCCGAGGGGATCGGGCTGAGTTCCCGGCCCCTGCCGTTCGACCTGAAGACTCCTCCCGACCCGGCGGTGCTCGACCTGATCGGACGGTCCGGCACCGACATCGCGCCGCCGGGGACGGCGGTTTCGGAGCGGGCGGTGCTCGAACCCGGCAGGCCGCTGACCCTGTTCCGGCTGGACGGTCCGGCCACGGTCCGGGCCTTGAAGCTGACCGTGCCGCACGACCAGGCCCTGGAGCTGTCCGACGCCCGGCTGAGGATCACCTGGGACGGCAGGGCGGAGCCGTCGGTCGACGCGCCCCTGGCGCTGTTCTTCGGGGCCGGGCTGCTCTACAACCGCGACGACTCGGAGTACCTGGTCAAGGCGTTCCCCTCCGCCATCCGCTACGACGGCGACCGGGTCCATCTGGACAGTTACTTCCCGATGCCGTTCTTCCGGGGGGCGGTGGTGGAGCTGGTGCCGCCCGGCGGCCTCGCGGCGCCGGTGGAGCTGACGGCTGAACTGCGCCACGAGCCGTTCCGCGATCGCCCGTCGGCGGTGGGTTATTTCCACGCCACGTACCGGGACCATGGCGGCGGCGAGCCGGGTCGGGACCATGTGCTGCTGGACACCCGCGGGATCGAGGGCAGCCGGGACTGGTCGGGCTCCTTCGTCGGCACCTCGTTCACCTTCACCGACCGGGCCGAGCTTCGGACGCTGGAGGGCGACCCGCGCTTCTTCTTCGACGACGCGAAGTCGCCCCAGGCCCATGGGACCGGCACGGAGGAGTGGGGCGGCGGCGGCGATTACTGGGGCGGGCGGACCATGACGCTGCCCTTCGCAGGCCACCCCATAGGCGCCCCGACTCCCGCCGAGGCCAAGGCGCCCGCCGACCTGGTCCACTCCGCCTACCGGTTCCTGCTGGCCGACCTGTTCCCGTTCGGCCGCAACGCCCGCATCCAGCTGGAGCATGGCGGGACCAACGACATGGCCGAGCATTACCGGACCGTGACCTACTGGTACGGGCTGCCCGCCGCCTCGCTGGCCCGGACCGACGCGCTGGAGATCGGCGACGCGGCGTCGGAGCGGGCGCACGGCTACCGCTCGCCCGAGGCAACCGCTCCGCGCGCGCTGACCACGCGCCGCAGGGGGGTTCCCGATCCCGGGCAGGAGACCCGGACGGTCCGATACACGACGGGAGCCTCGGAGTTCACGCTGGGCATCCGGCCGGACAACCACGGGGTGATGCTCCGCCGCACGCTCGACTACGGCATGCCCGACCAGCGCGCCGCGGTCTTCGTGGCCGACGGCGTTGCCGCCGAGCCGGTCTGGGAGCCGGCCGGCACCTGGTATCTCGCCGGGTCGGACACGGTCTACCACAGCTTCCCGCCGGGCGAGACGGACCCGCCCGCCCCCGTGGTGGTCACCGCCGGCCGCCGGCTGGCCGAGGACGAGTTCCTGCTGCCGCTGCGGCTGACCCGGGGCCGTTCCTCGATCCGCGTCCGGGTCGCGTACGAACCGGTCGGCCGGCCGCTGCTGCCGGGAATGCCGGTTCCGGAGTCGGCCTGGTCGGAGATCGGCTACGAGGCCTGGTGCTGGGTGGAGCCGGAGTTCGACCCGGGGCGATGA
- a CDS encoding universal stress protein, with protein sequence MSDPGTTASATHQRIFLVVVDDSEELNIALTYACLRARNTGGRVALLYVIEPSDFQHWIAVEDIMREERRTEAEQVLQRHAKQVNEITGTLPILYVREGERRDELLGLINEEPSISILVLAAGTGPEGPGPLVTHLAGKGVAKLRIPLTLVPGSLKREQLDLIT encoded by the coding sequence ATGAGCGATCCCGGGACCACGGCTTCGGCAACTCACCAGCGCATCTTCCTGGTGGTGGTCGACGACAGCGAGGAGCTGAACATCGCGCTGACCTACGCCTGCCTGCGGGCGCGCAACACCGGCGGCCGGGTGGCGCTGCTCTACGTGATCGAGCCCAGCGACTTCCAGCACTGGATCGCGGTCGAGGACATCATGCGGGAGGAGCGCCGGACCGAGGCGGAGCAGGTGCTCCAGCGCCACGCCAAGCAGGTCAACGAGATCACCGGCACCCTGCCGATCCTCTATGTGCGCGAGGGCGAGCGGCGCGACGAGCTGCTGGGCCTGATCAACGAGGAACCGTCGATCTCGATCCTGGTGCTGGCCGCCGGGACCGGCCCGGAAGGCCCCGGCCCGCTGGTCACCCACCTGGCCGGCAAGGGCGTGGCCAAGCTGCGCATCCCCCTGACCCTGGTCCCGGGCAGCCTGAAGCGCGAACAGCTCGACCTGATCACCTGA
- the murJ gene encoding murein biosynthesis integral membrane protein MurJ — MSFARAIATVGGLTMLSRVAGFARDILTAAVLGAGPVADAFFVALKLPNFFRRLFAEGAFSVSFVPIFSAELERKGRAAAQAFAEEALAVMLTVLLPFVFVMVALMPWLMQGLAPGFSDEPAKFALAVDYARMTFPYLLLVSLVALLGGVLNSLERFGPFAAAPIAFNLTLIAALLLARGTGVSAGYAMSQAVTLAGVVQLLWLAASCRAAGVSLRLPRPRLTPRVRRLFVLMAPGAIGTGVMQINLFVDIVLASLLPSGAVSFLYYADRLNQLPLGVIGIAIGTALLPVLSRHVAADDRDAVRHFLSRALEFSLALGLPAAIALVALAHPIIHVLFERGAFGPEETTATAWALAAYAIGIPAYVIVKVLNAAFFARHDTSAPVRAAIIVAVANAALGLALIGVLGHVGIALATGATAWLNAGLLGWMLHRRGQFDIDARLRSRAPRLLFAGLSMGVALVGAAWMLEPWLAGPSVVRATALAALVGVGAAVYFAVAHGIGGMRLGEIGILLKRAPDGSGAA, encoded by the coding sequence ATGAGTTTCGCGCGCGCCATCGCCACCGTCGGCGGATTGACCATGCTCAGCCGGGTGGCGGGGTTCGCCCGCGACATCCTGACCGCCGCCGTGCTGGGGGCCGGGCCGGTCGCCGACGCCTTCTTCGTGGCGTTGAAGCTGCCCAACTTCTTCCGCCGGCTGTTCGCCGAGGGGGCCTTCTCCGTCTCCTTCGTGCCGATCTTCTCGGCCGAACTGGAGCGCAAGGGCCGCGCCGCCGCCCAGGCCTTCGCGGAGGAGGCGCTTGCCGTCATGCTGACGGTGCTGCTGCCCTTCGTGTTCGTCATGGTGGCGCTGATGCCCTGGCTGATGCAGGGGCTGGCGCCCGGCTTCTCCGACGAGCCGGCCAAGTTCGCGCTGGCGGTCGACTATGCCCGCATGACCTTCCCGTACCTGCTGCTGGTCTCGCTGGTGGCCCTGCTGGGCGGGGTGCTGAACTCGCTGGAGCGTTTCGGGCCGTTCGCCGCGGCGCCGATCGCCTTCAACCTGACCCTGATCGCGGCGCTGCTGCTGGCGCGCGGGACCGGCGTGTCGGCGGGATACGCCATGTCGCAGGCGGTGACGCTGGCGGGGGTGGTGCAGCTCCTATGGCTCGCGGCGTCCTGCCGTGCCGCCGGCGTGAGCCTGCGCCTGCCCCGTCCGCGTCTGACGCCGCGGGTCAGGCGGCTGTTCGTGCTGATGGCGCCGGGCGCGATCGGCACCGGGGTCATGCAGATCAACCTGTTCGTGGATATCGTGCTGGCATCGCTGCTCCCTTCCGGGGCGGTGTCGTTCCTCTATTACGCCGACCGGCTGAACCAGCTGCCGCTGGGCGTCATCGGCATCGCGATCGGGACGGCGCTGCTGCCGGTGCTGTCGCGCCACGTGGCGGCGGACGACCGCGACGCGGTCCGGCACTTCCTGAGCCGGGCGCTGGAATTCTCCCTGGCGCTGGGGCTGCCGGCGGCGATCGCCCTGGTGGCCCTGGCGCATCCGATCATCCATGTCCTGTTCGAGCGCGGCGCCTTCGGCCCGGAGGAGACCACGGCGACCGCCTGGGCGCTGGCGGCCTACGCCATCGGCATCCCGGCCTACGTGATCGTGAAGGTGCTGAACGCCGCCTTCTTCGCCCGGCACGACACGTCGGCGCCGGTCCGGGCCGCGATCATCGTGGCGGTCGCCAACGCGGCGCTGGGACTGGCGCTGATCGGCGTCCTGGGCCATGTCGGCATCGCGCTCGCCACCGGGGCGACGGCTTGGCTGAACGCGGGCCTGCTGGGCTGGATGCTGCACCGCCGGGGTCAGTTCGACATCGACGCCCGGCTGCGCAGCCGAGCCCCGCGCCTGCTCTTCGCCGGCCTGTCCATGGGCGTGGCGCTGGTCGGCGCCGCCTGGATGCTGGAACCCTGGCTGGCCGGGCCGTCGGTCGTCCGGGCGACCGCGCTGGCGGCGCTGGTCGGCGTCGGCGCCGCGGTCTATTTCGCGGTCGCCCACGGCATCGGCGGCATGCGGCTGGGGGAGATCGGCATTCTGCTGAAGCGGGCTCCGGACGGGTCCGGCGCGGCTTGA
- a CDS encoding sulfite exporter TauE/SafE family protein, translated as MQVYLPIAEMSVNGLLVLIMGGVVGFLSGMFGVGGGFLMTPLLIFIGVPPAIAVGTQANQLVAASVSGVLAHWRRKNVDVKMGLVMLVGGAGGTALGVWVFGILQELGQIDLVIALSYVLFLGVIGGLMLIESVGALLRGRKAAVRRKLHKHTWLHGLPFKMRFHRSRLFISALLPGGIGFVGGLLVAIMGIGGGFLLVPAMIYLLGMPTAMVAGTSLFQIIFTTAIATFLQAVANNTVDVMLALLLLVGGVIGAQFGTKASGYLRGEQARALLALLVVAVALRLAFDLVVPPPNLYSITVPVDR; from the coding sequence ATGCAAGTCTATCTTCCCATTGCAGAAATGTCCGTCAACGGGCTGCTCGTCCTGATCATGGGGGGAGTCGTCGGTTTCCTGTCCGGCATGTTCGGGGTCGGCGGCGGGTTCCTGATGACCCCGCTGCTTATCTTCATCGGCGTGCCGCCCGCGATCGCGGTCGGGACCCAGGCCAACCAGCTGGTCGCGGCCAGCGTCTCCGGCGTGCTCGCCCACTGGCGGCGCAAGAACGTCGACGTCAAGATGGGGCTCGTCATGCTGGTCGGCGGGGCCGGCGGCACCGCGCTGGGCGTCTGGGTGTTCGGCATCCTCCAGGAACTGGGGCAGATCGACCTGGTGATCGCACTCTCCTACGTGCTGTTCCTGGGCGTGATCGGGGGACTGATGCTGATCGAGAGCGTCGGAGCCCTGCTGCGCGGCCGGAAGGCCGCCGTCCGGCGCAAGCTGCACAAGCATACCTGGCTGCACGGGCTGCCGTTCAAGATGCGCTTCCACCGCTCGCGCCTGTTCATCAGCGCGCTGCTGCCCGGCGGCATCGGCTTCGTGGGCGGGCTGCTGGTGGCGATCATGGGCATCGGCGGCGGGTTCCTGCTGGTGCCGGCCATGATCTACCTGCTCGGCATGCCGACCGCCATGGTGGCCGGGACCTCGCTGTTCCAGATCATCTTCACCACCGCCATCGCCACCTTCCTCCAGGCGGTGGCCAACAACACGGTGGACGTGATGCTGGCGCTGCTGCTGCTGGTCGGCGGCGTGATCGGCGCGCAGTTCGGCACCAAGGCGAGCGGCTATCTGCGCGGCGAGCAGGCGCGGGCGCTGCTGGCGCTGCTGGTCGTCGCCGTGGCCCTGCGGCTCGCCTTCGACCTCGTCGTGCCGCCGCCCAATCTCTACTCCATCACGGTCCCGGTGGACCGGTGA
- a CDS encoding TIGR02186 family protein — MKRPSVPTGIAAAILPVLLLALLLAAGGQLPRSAWAQSLVADLSNHLIAINTGFVGTEVVLFGAIDGPGDVAVVVQGPPSEVMVRRKSRIAGIWINAASMEFQQAPSFYSVATNRPLGQIVDDAVLARHEIGLSHLRLVPAPSSRAAPDRVREFREALIRNKQELGLYGTAHGQVAFLGERLFRTNVYFPANVPTGAYTVSVFLIRDGDVVSAQTTPLAVSKVGFSAEIFEFAVRQSTLYGISAIIFAVAAGWLAGAIFRKV; from the coding sequence GTGAAGCGTCCATCCGTTCCGACCGGGATCGCCGCGGCAATCCTGCCCGTTCTCCTGCTGGCCCTCCTGCTGGCCGCGGGCGGCCAGCTGCCGCGCAGCGCCTGGGCGCAGTCCCTGGTGGCCGACCTGTCGAATCACCTGATCGCGATCAACACCGGCTTCGTCGGGACCGAGGTCGTCCTGTTCGGCGCCATCGACGGCCCGGGCGACGTGGCGGTGGTGGTCCAGGGACCGCCGAGCGAGGTGATGGTCCGGCGCAAGTCGCGGATCGCCGGCATCTGGATCAACGCCGCCAGTATGGAGTTCCAGCAGGCGCCCAGCTTCTACAGCGTCGCGACCAACCGCCCGCTCGGCCAGATCGTGGACGACGCCGTGCTGGCCCGGCACGAGATCGGCCTGTCGCACCTGCGGCTGGTTCCCGCCCCGTCCAGCCGCGCGGCGCCCGACCGGGTGCGCGAGTTCCGCGAGGCCCTGATCCGCAACAAGCAGGAGCTGGGCCTGTACGGCACCGCCCACGGGCAGGTCGCGTTCCTGGGGGAGCGGCTGTTCCGCACCAACGTCTATTTCCCGGCCAACGTGCCGACCGGGGCCTATACGGTCAGCGTCTTCCTGATCCGCGACGGCGACGTGGTCAGCGCCCAGACCACGCCGCTCGCGGTCAGCAAGGTGGGCTTCAGCGCCGAAATCTTCGAGTTCGCGGTGAGGCAGTCCACTTTGTACGGAATCTCGGCCATAATCTTCGCGGTGGCGGCCGGTTGGCTGGCCGGCGCGATCTTCCGAAAGGTGTGA